A region of Pyxidicoccus parkwaysis DNA encodes the following proteins:
- a CDS encoding carbonic anhydrase, which yields MHVHRRHARGFRQALVFSFLCAASASADEAQPKAATPTASSGTEVHWGYTDALGPEHWGDLPGATTCANGHAETPIALETKAAVPDTHVAPVFQYKPSQVHMRNNGHTVEFAYDAGSSVRVNDHEYSLAQFHFHTPSEHTEDGKRFPLELHLVHKDANGAVLVVGLFVKEGAPNRALDAAFAHLPHEPGDHVDLERGVINAAVLLPKDQTYFQYQGSLTTPPCTEGVQWYVMTKPIEMSDTQIAAFQRLPYLNPNSRSLQPLNGRTVYLHTASR from the coding sequence ATGCACGTTCATCGCCGTCACGCTCGGGGTTTCCGGCAGGCTCTGGTCTTCTCTTTCCTCTGCGCCGCGAGCGCATCCGCGGACGAGGCGCAACCGAAGGCGGCAACGCCCACGGCTTCCAGCGGCACCGAGGTTCATTGGGGCTACACCGATGCCCTGGGCCCGGAGCACTGGGGTGACCTCCCTGGCGCCACCACCTGCGCCAACGGCCACGCCGAGACACCCATTGCCCTGGAGACGAAGGCCGCCGTTCCCGACACGCACGTGGCTCCGGTGTTCCAGTACAAGCCCAGCCAGGTGCACATGCGCAACAACGGACACACCGTGGAGTTCGCGTACGACGCGGGCAGCTCCGTGCGCGTGAATGACCACGAGTATTCGCTCGCCCAGTTCCACTTCCACACCCCCAGCGAGCACACCGAGGACGGCAAGCGCTTCCCGCTCGAGCTGCACCTGGTGCACAAGGACGCCAACGGCGCGGTGCTGGTGGTGGGCCTCTTCGTCAAGGAGGGCGCGCCGAACCGTGCGCTGGACGCCGCCTTCGCGCACCTGCCGCACGAACCGGGCGACCACGTGGACTTGGAGCGCGGAGTCATCAACGCGGCCGTGCTGCTGCCGAAGGACCAGACCTACTTCCAGTACCAGGGCTCACTGACCACGCCGCCGTGCACCGAGGGCGTCCAGTGGTACGTGATGACGAAGCCCATCGAGATGTCCGACACGCAGATTGCCGCGTTCCAGCGCCTGCCATACCTCAACCCCAACAGCCGCTCGCTGCAGCCGCTCAACGGCCGCACCGTCTATCTGCACACGGCTTCGCGGTAG
- a CDS encoding beta strand repeat-containing protein, translated as MRPPLRGLPAVWLMLALIGCSPPPQEDGKPVAASDSAQSCSALTAPQSQLLASATFAPSDGLAYVTLTVTPRDSNGEPLGPGLHVEVLSTDANVTLGGPGTSACTVNAPSATCLTAVDSGAGSYVVTAKSATALAVPTTFSATVTDANGTNTLPDTADVTFDSSRFDGGPGCTGTCGTTVTTGTVTITSSHAGGRNLYITGGTVTFDATTEGQTFGDIFITGGTVTHLQATNAAMFKLDINTGSWNLLGGTVNTTSKGYGMTCFPNGSCSGNGLVSFSTNGVPSSALAGSNEKYGASHGGMGSGNYRINMTAASNAHSGNAGPTYGDYRDPKYPGATNSTYSGFHGGGVARITSSGTCVLAGTASITATSPFNGAGGSINLRCRGITSTGWTGSISADGGPGAGNSSIPMGAGGGGRIALVSTGDAATITGAMSYPPTNLTARVHAFGGAPANSSYVVGAGGAGTIYLKHSGLTYGDLIVANNSPAHYQNEGTTRLPAIAGTVTANVAAGATALPVSVASTSFNATYYENAGAPLNNNPALTQNTTPSSASAYNGVFAGGWLRPDISAGSGGLLDPSNLVSVTTNTVGNLTTSALPSNVSAGAVFRSVDVVDHLDVLGGAILETNGDIYVLSGNTTSSGASTMAVNGLVLFDTTSNRTGRIQYAGGAVNVVQSTQAMPPIGGGTLVADNVSVTSGSLTVPSIVASGDVVVSGGTLTTNSLTAARYSQTAGVLRNYPPIYKTSPASAVVYALNLTLSDTFSLTGGSVDVAGRGYPMACDPQGAPLTAWGFGANGPLAATGVANGQGAGHGGVGGGYTAGAVRGMAYDDYRDPRYPGGAAATVGGSPAYLSYTSNGGGAFRLNAGGVCTVGGSSLIKAGAVTTGSEFGAAGGSVSLRCGGFDTTGWNGSINANGAPAKTSTSLGNVRAGGGGRIALVSSGGASSFVGALTYPLPTTNAQVQARGGAGVSATYSDGGAGTVFLKHRDVAYGQLVINNNNQTHYAAGGTTPLISITGTVNSAVAPGDTTMSVNITSSPLHGSAALDQRLSGMWLRPDTSVNSGNLPADNLVTVSGNAFVSATQTQLTTSPALAAVPAGASFKSADLFDIYNVVGGAVVTTNGDIYVVP; from the coding sequence ATGCGTCCGCCACTTCGAGGTCTGCCAGCCGTCTGGCTCATGCTCGCGTTGATTGGCTGTTCACCTCCGCCGCAGGAGGATGGAAAGCCGGTCGCCGCGAGCGACTCCGCGCAGTCGTGCTCCGCGCTGACCGCGCCGCAATCGCAACTCCTCGCGTCCGCGACCTTCGCGCCCTCGGACGGGCTCGCCTACGTCACCCTCACCGTCACGCCGCGAGACTCGAATGGCGAGCCCCTGGGGCCGGGGCTTCACGTCGAGGTGCTGAGCACCGACGCGAACGTCACCCTCGGCGGTCCGGGAACGTCGGCCTGCACCGTCAACGCTCCGTCCGCGACGTGCCTGACGGCGGTGGACTCGGGAGCGGGCAGCTACGTCGTCACGGCGAAGAGCGCCACGGCGCTGGCCGTGCCGACGACGTTCTCCGCCACCGTCACCGATGCGAACGGCACCAACACACTGCCGGACACGGCGGACGTCACGTTCGACTCGAGCCGGTTCGACGGCGGCCCCGGCTGCACCGGCACCTGCGGCACCACCGTCACCACGGGCACCGTCACCATCACCAGCAGCCACGCGGGCGGCCGCAACCTCTACATCACCGGCGGCACGGTGACGTTCGATGCCACCACGGAGGGGCAGACCTTCGGTGACATCTTCATCACCGGCGGCACGGTGACGCACCTGCAGGCCACCAACGCCGCCATGTTCAAGCTCGACATCAACACGGGCTCCTGGAACCTCCTGGGCGGCACGGTCAACACCACCAGCAAGGGCTATGGCATGACCTGCTTCCCCAATGGCTCGTGCAGCGGCAACGGGCTGGTCAGCTTCAGCACCAATGGCGTGCCGTCGTCCGCGCTGGCCGGGAGCAACGAGAAGTACGGTGCCAGCCACGGCGGCATGGGCTCCGGCAACTACCGCATCAACATGACCGCGGCCAGCAATGCCCACTCCGGCAACGCGGGGCCGACGTACGGTGACTACCGCGACCCGAAGTATCCCGGCGCCACCAACAGCACCTACTCGGGCTTCCACGGCGGTGGCGTCGCGCGCATCACCTCGTCGGGCACGTGCGTGCTGGCCGGCACCGCCTCCATCACCGCGACCTCTCCGTTCAATGGCGCCGGAGGCTCCATCAACCTCCGCTGCCGGGGCATCACCTCGACGGGCTGGACGGGAAGCATCAGCGCGGACGGCGGCCCCGGCGCGGGCAACTCCTCCATCCCGATGGGCGCGGGTGGCGGTGGGCGCATCGCGCTGGTCAGCACCGGTGATGCGGCGACCATCACCGGCGCGATGAGCTACCCGCCGACCAACCTCACCGCCCGGGTCCACGCCTTCGGCGGCGCGCCGGCCAACTCCAGCTACGTGGTTGGCGCGGGCGGAGCGGGGACCATCTACCTCAAGCACAGCGGCCTGACGTACGGCGACCTCATCGTCGCGAACAACTCGCCCGCGCATTACCAGAACGAGGGCACGACGCGCCTGCCCGCGATTGCCGGCACCGTCACCGCGAACGTCGCGGCGGGCGCCACGGCGCTTCCAGTCTCGGTCGCCAGCACCAGCTTCAACGCGACGTACTACGAGAACGCCGGTGCGCCGCTGAACAACAATCCCGCGCTCACGCAGAACACGACGCCCTCGTCCGCGTCGGCCTACAACGGGGTGTTCGCGGGCGGCTGGCTGCGGCCCGACATCAGCGCCGGAAGCGGGGGGCTGTTGGACCCGTCGAACCTGGTGAGCGTCACCACCAACACGGTGGGCAATCTGACGACCAGCGCCCTCCCCTCCAACGTCTCCGCGGGTGCGGTCTTCCGGAGCGTGGACGTGGTGGACCACCTCGACGTGCTCGGCGGTGCGATTCTCGAGACCAACGGCGACATCTACGTCCTCTCGGGTAACACGACGAGCTCCGGGGCGAGCACGATGGCCGTGAACGGCCTGGTGCTCTTCGACACGACGAGCAACCGGACGGGCCGCATCCAGTACGCGGGCGGAGCGGTGAACGTCGTGCAGAGCACCCAGGCGATGCCTCCCATCGGCGGCGGCACGCTCGTCGCGGACAACGTGTCGGTGACGAGCGGCTCGCTCACCGTGCCCTCCATCGTCGCGTCCGGTGACGTCGTCGTCTCGGGCGGTACGCTGACCACCAACTCGCTGACGGCGGCGCGCTACTCGCAGACCGCGGGCGTGCTCCGGAACTATCCCCCCATCTACAAGACGTCTCCGGCGTCGGCGGTGGTGTACGCGCTCAACCTGACGCTCTCGGACACCTTCTCCCTCACGGGGGGCTCGGTGGATGTCGCGGGGCGGGGCTACCCGATGGCGTGCGACCCACAGGGTGCGCCGCTGACGGCGTGGGGCTTTGGAGCGAATGGTCCCCTGGCGGCGACGGGCGTGGCGAACGGCCAGGGCGCGGGTCATGGCGGCGTCGGCGGCGGGTACACGGCCGGAGCCGTGCGCGGAATGGCCTACGACGACTATCGCGACCCGAGGTATCCCGGCGGCGCCGCCGCGACGGTGGGCGGCTCGCCAGCGTACCTCTCGTACACGAGCAACGGTGGAGGCGCCTTCCGGCTCAATGCCGGCGGAGTATGCACGGTGGGCGGCAGCTCGCTCATCAAGGCCGGTGCGGTGACCACCGGCTCCGAGTTCGGAGCCGCCGGGGGCTCGGTCTCACTGCGCTGCGGAGGCTTCGACACCACGGGCTGGAATGGCTCCATCAACGCCAACGGGGCGCCCGCCAAGACCTCGACCTCGCTCGGAAACGTGCGCGCGGGAGGTGGCGGCCGCATTGCGCTGGTCAGCTCGGGCGGAGCCTCGAGCTTCGTCGGTGCCCTCACCTACCCGCTCCCGACGACGAACGCGCAGGTGCAGGCACGGGGAGGCGCGGGCGTCAGCGCCACGTACAGCGACGGCGGCGCGGGCACGGTGTTCCTCAAGCACCGCGACGTGGCGTACGGCCAGCTCGTCATCAACAACAACAATCAGACGCACTACGCCGCGGGCGGCACCACCCCACTCATCTCCATCACGGGAACGGTCAACAGCGCCGTCGCTCCGGGTGACACCACCATGTCGGTGAACATCACCAGCTCGCCGCTCCACGGCTCGGCGGCACTCGACCAGCGCCTCTCCGGCATGTGGCTGCGGCCCGACACCAGCGTGAACAGCGGCAATTTGCCCGCGGACAATCTGGTCACGGTCTCCGGCAACGCCTTCGTGAGCGCCACGCAGACCCAGCTCACCACCTCGCCGGCCCTGGCCGCGGTGCCGGCGGGCGCGAGCTTCAAGAGCGCCGACCTCTTCGACATCTACAACGTCGTGGGCGGCGCGGTCGTCACGACGAACGGCGACATCTACGTCGTGCCGTAG